The nucleotide sequence GCATCTCGGGGGTGTCCAGGATCCGGGCGAAGACGTCGATCGTCAGGTCGAGGTCGTGGTACTCCTCCATGTCGAGGTTGATGAACTTCGTCGTGGTCGACGACGCCGCCAGCTCGTAGAGCGGCGTGAGCCTCTCGACCAGCCGGTCGCTCGTGGCCTCGAACGCCCACAGGCTGAGCTGGCTGGCGACCGCGGACGCCTTGATCGACACGTAGTCGACGTCGCCGCGGGCGAGGAGCGCACGCGTGCCCTCGAGCCGGCGGTCGGACTCGGCGTCGCCGAGGACGGCCTCGCCGAGGAGGTTGAGGTTGAGCCGGGAGCCGTCCGCGCGGAGCTTGGCCAGGCTCGCGCCGAGCCGGTGCGGGGTCGCGTCGACGATGAGGTGCTCGACCATGCGGCGGAGGGCCTTGCGGGCGACGGGCACGACCGTGCGCGGCGCACCCGACGCCAGGCCGCCGCCGGTCGAGATGGCGGCGCGGAGGAACCACGGCAGGAACTTCGGGATCGACCGGCTCAGCTCTTCCAGGCTGGCGCCCGCGACCTGGAGGTCTTCCGGACGCACGACGCGGTCCACGAAGCCGAGCGTGAAGTCGAGGCCGTCGGGGTCGCGGAGCACGCCGGCGAGCCGCTGCGCCTGGACGCCGACGCGGGCGCCCTGCGACTCGCTCAGCCAGCGGCGGACCGTGTCGACGGACTCCTGGGCCAGGGAAGCGGGGCGCACGTCGGACATGCAACGAGGATATGCCGCGCCCCCGTCCCTACACTGGGCGAATGGCCGACCAGCTGACGGATGACGACTGGGCCGTCTGGGACGCGTTCTACTCCATGCGACGGCGGCTGGACCGCGCCCTCGAGGTGCGGCTGCAGCGGCAGTCGGGCGTCTCGGCTCCTGAGTACGAGATCCTCGCCGGGCTGGGGCGTTCGGCCGACCGCAGGCTGCGGGTGCGCGACATCGCCGAGCAGATCGGCTGGGAGAAGAGCCGCGTCAGCCACCAGGTCACGCGCATGGAGCGACGCGGTCTCGTCCAGCGCACCGACTGCGACCTCGACGCCCGCGGCACCTGGGTCGAACTGACCGCCGACGGACGCCGGGCGATGCTCGAGTCGAGCCGCGGCCACAACGCCGCGATCAAGGAGTACTTCGTCGACGTCCTCGGCGGCGGGGCCGAGGCCCAGGCGCTGCTGGCGTTCTCGGAGCGCGTCCTCGACGCGATCGGAGACGACGCGATCGGCGACGACGCCGGGCCGGATGCGGCCGGAACGGAGCCCGGCGCCTAGAGCGAGATCGTCGTGTTCTCGCCGACGTTCTCCGGGTGCCCGCCGGTCGCCGCGGCCTTGGCGTACTTGAAGAGGGTGACGGCTTTCGGCTCGGTGCTCGTCCACGACTCGACGGTGTGGGCGCGGACCTCGAGCAGGGCGACCTCGGGATCCTGCCGCCCCTGATCGAACCAGGCCTCGGCACCGGTGTTCCAGAGCTCGTCGACCTTCTGCGGGTCGGTCGTCAGCTGCGCCGTGCCGGAGATCGAGAGCCAGCCCTTCGACGTCTCGACGCCGACGTTCACCTCGGGCTCCCGCTCGATGTCGTGCACCTTGTGGCTGCTCTTCTGCACGAAGAACCACACGGATCCGTCGAAGTCGCGGTCGATGAGCGCCAGAGGCCGACTGACCACGTGACCCTCCTGGTCGACGGTGGCGAGCAGGCCGATGCGCGCCTTGCCGAGCACGTCGGCGACGGTCTGGAGCTCTTCTGGCGTTGCGGTGTCTGCGCTCATGCGCGGGACGCTACGCCGCAAGGGCGTGGGCGGCGCACAGCGGACTCCCGACTGCGTGATCGGCACACACCACGAGCCGTTCACGGCACTGCGCGTCCGCGCAGTTCACGAGCGTCGACGACGGCGCCTCGCAGGCGAAGCAGTGCCCGATCACCCGGGCGTGGTCGCTGAACTCGACCTTCTCGCGGCCGTCGAAGACGTGCAAGGCGCCCTCCCAGAGGCCGTCGTCGCCGAATCTCTCGCCGTAGCGGACGATGCCGCCGTCGAGCTGGTAGACCTCCTCGAACCCCCGGTCGATCATCAGCGAGGAGAGCACCTCGCAGCGGACTCCCCCGGTGCAGTAGGTGACGATCGGCTTCGACTTCAAGTGGTCGTAGCGGCCCGAGTCGAGCTCGGCCACGAACTCGCGCGTGGTGGCGACGTCGGGCACGACGGCGTCGCGGAAGCGCCCGATCCTGGCCTCGAACTCGTTGCGCCCGTCGAACAGCGCCGTGTCGGGCCGGGTGCGCAGGAGCTCGTGGAGCCCCTCCGGGCTGAGCCTCGCCCCACCGCCGAAGACGCCCGCCTCATCGACCCGCAGCTCGTCGGGCGCCCCGAAGGAGACGATCTCGTCGCGGACCTTCACGCTCAGCTTCGGGAAGTCCCGGCCCGTGCCCTCCGACCACTTCGCGTCGACCCCGCGGAACGGGGCGTACTCGCGGAAGGCCCGCAGGTAGCGCTTCACGTAGGGCAGGTCGCCGCCGACGGTGCCGTTGATGCCGTCCTTCGAGACGATGATCCGGCCGGTGAGGCCGAGCCCACGGCAGAGGTCGCGCTGCCACAGCCGGATCGCCTCGGGGTCGGGCAGCGGCGTGAACACGTAGAAGAGCAGGATCTTCGGGGTCGCCACGCGAGGAATCCTACCTTCGACCCCTCGGCCTGGAGTAGTGTGTGACATGTCTGTTCCAGCCAGAGAGCGAAGGTGCCTCGATGCCCGTCCCGCCGTCATCCGAGAGCTCCGTGCAGCGCCGGCTCCGCAAGGACGAGGTGTTCGAGCATCTCCTCGCCGCGATCCTCGACGGCTCGCTGGCCCCGGGCGAGCGGCTGCGCGACACCGACCTCCAGGAGTGGCTCGGTGTCTCCCGCACCCCGATCCGCATGGCTCTCGACCGGCTCGACTCGATGCACCTGGTCGAGACCGGCCCGAGCAGGTCGACCCGGGTGTGCCGTGCGCGACCCGACCGGATCCCGCAGTCGATCGAGGTGATGTGCGCCCTCTGGGCCCTCGCCGCCCGCAGCAGCCTGCGGCGCATCGACTCCGTCGCCGCGTCGACGGGCACTGCGGCCCTCCGCCGCGCCGCCAGGGTCTGCCGGGGCGACGAGCCCGCGACTCCGCCGCAGGCCGTCGAGCTGATGCGGCGAGCCCTCTACTTCTTCAGCCTGCACGCCGACAACGACCTCCTTCGCGAGATGGTCGTGCGCATCGGCGCCGACCTCCGCTTCCAGCTCGGCGTGCCCGGCCCGCAGAGCGACGTCTCGGCGTTCGCCGAGGTGTTCGAGGGGCTCGCCGAGGC is from Frondihabitans australicus and encodes:
- a CDS encoding GntR family transcriptional regulator: MPVPPSSESSVQRRLRKDEVFEHLLAAILDGSLAPGERLRDTDLQEWLGVSRTPIRMALDRLDSMHLVETGPSRSTRVCRARPDRIPQSIEVMCALWALAARSSLRRIDSVAASTGTAALRRAARVCRGDEPATPPQAVELMRRALYFFSLHADNDLLREMVVRIGADLRFQLGVPGPQSDVSAFAEVFEGLAEAVERRDAETAVDLFESLGASVRASPDVAAGAVSARTPAAGAVA
- a CDS encoding rhodanese-related sulfurtransferase — translated: MATPKILLFYVFTPLPDPEAIRLWQRDLCRGLGLTGRIIVSKDGINGTVGGDLPYVKRYLRAFREYAPFRGVDAKWSEGTGRDFPKLSVKVRDEIVSFGAPDELRVDEAGVFGGGARLSPEGLHELLRTRPDTALFDGRNEFEARIGRFRDAVVPDVATTREFVAELDSGRYDHLKSKPIVTYCTGGVRCEVLSSLMIDRGFEEVYQLDGGIVRYGERFGDDGLWEGALHVFDGREKVEFSDHARVIGHCFACEAPSSTLVNCADAQCRERLVVCADHAVGSPLCAAHALAA
- a CDS encoding MarR family winged helix-turn-helix transcriptional regulator, translated to MADQLTDDDWAVWDAFYSMRRRLDRALEVRLQRQSGVSAPEYEILAGLGRSADRRLRVRDIAEQIGWEKSRVSHQVTRMERRGLVQRTDCDLDARGTWVELTADGRRAMLESSRGHNAAIKEYFVDVLGGGAEAQALLAFSERVLDAIGDDAIGDDAGPDAAGTEPGA
- a CDS encoding pyridoxamine 5'-phosphate oxidase family protein, producing the protein MSADTATPEELQTVADVLGKARIGLLATVDQEGHVVSRPLALIDRDFDGSVWFFVQKSSHKVHDIEREPEVNVGVETSKGWLSISGTAQLTTDPQKVDELWNTGAEAWFDQGRQDPEVALLEVRAHTVESWTSTEPKAVTLFKYAKAAATGGHPENVGENTTISL